In Thermofilum pendens Hrk 5, the sequence GAGCTCATGCTTCATGGAGTCGCATTTCACCATGCGGGACTCTCCGGAGATGCCAGGGAGACTGTTGAACAGCTTTTCCGGGAAGGCTTCCTGAAGACTGTTGTCGCTACACCCACTCTAGCTGCAGGAGTGAATCTACCGGCAAGGCGAGTAATCATAACGGATTACCGCAGGTATAACGTAGAGCTGGGCTACCACGAAAGCATCCCGGTCATGGAGTACAAACAGATGGCTGGGCGCGCCGGGAGGCCTCAGTACGACAGGGAGGGCGAAGCCATTTTAATAGCGCGTAACATGGAAGAGGTGGAGTTCCTTTTCAAAAGGTACGTCTACTCTGCACCCGAGACCCTTCAGTCCCAACTAGGCTCCGAGCCTGTCCTCAGAGCGCAGGTTCTAGCTGTAATCTCGACTGAAAGCAGGATTAAAACTACGGAGGATCTGGACAGGTTCCTGGAGAGAACGTTCTTCGCTTTAAAGTTCGGTACCTTCAGCCTTAGTACTCTTTCGAGAAAAGTTTTGCGAAGGCTCGTGGAGGGAGGATTGGTGGAACTTAACGGGGAAGCTTTGAAGCCGACGTTCCTTGGACGCCGTGTGGCTGAACTCTACATAGACCCTGAAACGGCGCTGGAAGGGTTAAGGTTCTTTAACTCAACGCCCGCCTCCTCGGAGCTAGCGTACCTCTTCCTGGTTTCGAAGACGCCAGACATGGTTACGCTCAGCGTTAGAAGGAGCGACTACGAATTTTTAGAGACGGAGCTAGAAAACAGGAAAAACGAGATACCTTACCAGGTCCCGGAAGACGAGATAGAGTACGAATTCTTCCTGTCGTACCTCAAAACAGCCCTCCTTCTCAGCGACTGGATCAACGAGGTTCCAGAAGATGTTATCGTTGAAAAGTACGACGTGGGCCCGGGCGACATATACTCCATGACGCAGACCGCCGAGTGGATAGCGTATTCTCTCTCGCAGATAGCCGACGTAACGGGCCATAAGGAGCACTCCTCCAGGCTTGGGGTCCTAAGCAAGAGGATCGCTCACGGAGTGAAGGAAGAACTACTGGAGCTCGTCTCGCTGAGAGGTATTGGACGCGTGAGAGCCAGGAGGCTATACGAGCACGGCTACAAGTCCCTCGTAGACCTTATACTCGCCGATGAGCGCGACCTTACGAGGATCCCGGGGATAGGACCCAACCTCGCGCGCTCCATAAAGCGGCAACTAGGCGCGGTGGGAGAGAAAGAGGAGGAAAATGAAGAAGATTACGGGCCGGTGGAAGAGGGTCAGCTCAACCTAGACTCGTACCTGTAGCCACTCGTCTCGCTAGGTCAGTGGTACTCCTGGTCTTCATCGCGTAAAGCTCAGGAGGCGCATCTCATCACCTCCGCGCATGCCTTAAGGGTATTCTATCTCCTTGCTTAAACCCATTTTGAACCTCATGAGCTTCCTTAAGTAGCTTTTCTCGTTCTCTGCCAGGTACTTTTCGTACTTCTCCAGAAGACGGTTTATCTCCTCGATCGAAAGGTTGGAGTATAAGTAGTCTCCTTCCTTTACCTGCCGCCCTACTATAGCCTTGCTCCTAATCGAAATAGCTACCTCGGCCCCCTCGCTCACCACGTCCAGCACTTTGTCGTGTTCTTTTATCTGCATGATCTCTCCTATCTCCCTACCGTCCTTCGTTATCAGCGGTACCCCACTGCGTATCCTGCCGCAGACAACCCTTACACCCACGATTATCGGGTCACGCCTGCGGAAGACGTACCCCGGCAGGATCTGTACCACGGCAGGCGGGGTTATCTTTTCGAACGCCTTCCTCACTTCAGCGTCTCTAGTTTCCTGCAACCATTTCTGGTAGTTTTCAACTAGCTTGTACATGATTCTCTCCTGGAACACCGGGATACCATGGCGGGCTGCTTCATCCTGCGCCTCTGGTAGAATCTTCACGTTGAAGGCTAGTATAGCCGCGTAAAGCGGATCCTTCTCTTTAACCATGCTCGCCTGAACGACGTCCCTTTTAACGACCGGTCCTATATCTGCCACGCGTATCGGTATCCCCTGTTTCTTCAGGTAACCTACGAGCGCCTCTAGCGTTCCGAGAGTATCCGCCTTGACAACAACGCCCACAACGTCCCTCTCGAACTTCACGCCGGAGATCTCCTCCTCTACTAGTTGCTTTAGACGACCCACTTCTTCCTCGCTTACCGCGACGAAGAGCGGCGCGCCGGGCACAGCCTTTTCCAACCCCTCGGCTACCAGCTTCACGCCCGCGGCAGCTACTATCCTTTCCACTTCGAGGAATCTGTCCTCCGGAGACCTCATCTCGTCGAGAGGTTTTGGCATAAGTAGTGCGCGAACCCTTGTAGAAAAAGCCCCCTCAATCCCACCGGTTACCACGATGTCGCCTCTTCGAATAACCCCATCGTAGAGAATCAGCGTGGCGGTCATTCCCAGCCCAGCCTCCTCCTTAAGCTCCAAAATAACCCCTTTTCCCGGAGCAATGCTCGCGAGAAGCCTGCCCTTCAGGTATCGCTGAGCAAGCCCGGCCAATACGAGCAACAGGTCCGGTATACCTTCCCCTGTTACCGCGCTTACAGGGACCAAGGCGAGTACCCTGGTAAAGTCCCGTATTCTGTCGTACCTGTCGCTCCTAAAGCCCAGCGACGCGAACTGCTGGATTATATAGCTTAAAAGCTCCTCCAGTTTTAGCTGAGCGGCTTCACTCTGCCTTTTCACCGACTCTACAAACGGGGTATTCGGAAAACTCTTCCACCCGGGGATCTTATCGATCTTATTCACCGCTACAATGAACGGAACCTTCCTCTCTCTCAGGATATCTATAGACTCGAAGGTTTGTTGCTCAAGACCCCTCAAAACATCTACTACCAGTATCGCTATGTCCGCTATGCTCCCTCCGCGCCTCCTCAGATTGGAGAAAGCTTCGTGGCCAGGCGTATCGATAACCAGGAAGCCTGGAATCACAACCTCGGCTCTTATCTGCGAGACAAGACTGCCGCATACGGCTTCTAGGGCCTTCCAGGGGAGAAAAGAAGCGCCGATATGCTGCGTCATCGTACCGGGTTCTCGCTTAGCTACAGCCGTCCCCCTGATCTTGTCCAGCAACGTAGTCTTGCCTGCATCAACGTGCCCCAGAACAACGACTATTGGAGCCCTAAGAAATTGAGAGCCCTGGTCATTGCTCATCGAGGTCCACTCTAGCTACTGCCGTGTGCAACCTGCTTTCTAACCCATTTCTGGCGTCTGGGATCCCTGTGGTACTTTATAGCGCTTTTAAAGCATTTAGAGGAACAATACCTAAGCACGGTGCCATCGTTCTTTACGTACGAGATGCCTTCTCCAGGCTTTATTGGGCTTCCGCAGAATGCGCAGTACACTATTCTCGGCATTTTATCACGCCCCGCCTATCTTGTATCTATCCTGTTAAAAACATTTTCGCGCGCACAGAGCTTTACTCACTAGGCACGCGCGTTTTAAACCGGAGCAATTTTTGGAGTGATGAAGAAAAAAGGCAAGGCGCGGAAAGGCGACGACAAAGCCGAGGCGTGGAGCACGGTTCCTTTCGACTTCTCCTTCGCCGATACCATGAGGCAGTACGAGGCCGACTTCGAAGAACCCGAGTACTTCGACCCTGATCTCCACGCGGAGTGGTGCAGAGAATTGAGGGAGTCATGTGGGAGAGGCGACGAAGTAGCGTGTGAAAAGTTCAGAGAAGAGTGCGAGAAGTAAGCAAATCTTTCTCTCAATGTGCCTTGCGCGCAAGGCGCTACGTTTTTTACATGCTTGCTTCTTTGTATTCAAGGCGATGAAGAGACTGACCTGGGCAGATTTAGTGACGACATGCACCTATGCTGAGCAAGTATTTTTCCTGTAGAAAACAGGGAAAAACTCTGCGGCTCCTGGCTATAGCTAGGGGCTCGTCTGAGCGCTCTCACCAGTGCTTACACTTTCCTGGATATTCTCCTCGCTCTTTTTCACCGAACTGAAGGTTGCTAGCACAATGTTGTCTGGCTTCCTTATTATCTCTCCTATCCTGACTCCAATAAGTGATTTAAGACCCTTCGTATACGCAACGTCCACTAAGCGCTGAGTGATAATTCCGTCGAGCACTACGTGCGCCGCTCGTTCAACCTCCTTAAGCCTGTTGACAAGGTCCCTTACAGGAACTTTTTCAACGACCTGCCAGTTTTCATCGTAGATAACGGCTTCCAGCGTACCTTTAAGCTCTTCGAGTTTCTCGTAAACCTCAGCTGGTACTACGATTTCCTGCGCGATCTCCGGGTTCTTTTTAGTAGCAGACTTTATCAGCTTTGCCGGGGGGACTACTATCTCTGCTTTTACCTCTTTTTGTTGCTTTTTCTCCCTTTCTAGAGCTTGCAGAAACTCGTCAACCGGGATCTTATTCTGGAGCGCCCTCGCTATCTCCTTTGCAGTTAGATCCTCGACTTCCCTTCCCGGCGGAGCCCTTGCAACAAAGTCGACTTTCAGCGCGTTGATAACGTTTCTCGCTATGAGCTCTCCTCCCCGATCACCGTCAACGAAAAGTATAACCTTCTTGTTCTCCACCAAACTCTTGATGCTCTTAGGTATGGTAGCTCCTCCAAGCGCTATAACGTTCTTATATCCATGTCTAAGAAGGTTTTGTACGTCGGCACGCCCCTCCACAAGGATTACAGTATCGGATGTTTCAACTTCGGGGCCTCCTGGCAGCTTTTCCTCTCCGTACTCCACTATCTCTGCTACCCTTACACGCCTTAAGACCTCCTCGACGAGCTCCCTGGACTCCGGCACGCTCTCCAGGAGCTTTTTGTAAAGCTCAACCGCCCGCTCAATTATCTTCTGCCTCTTCTCCGCCCTTACATCCTCGATCGAGACTACCTCCGTCTTTGCAGGGTAAGGACCCACCTTGTCAATGCTCTCGATCGTAGCGGCGATGATAGCAGTCTCAGCCATGTCGAGGTTCGTCGGTATCTCTATCTCGGCTACTAGGGTGCCATCCTGCGATCGGGTGTTCACCTCTATGCGTCCAACTCTGCCGGTCTTTTGAAGCTCCCTCAAGTCGAGCTCTGATCCGAGCAAGCCTTCTGCCTGGCCAAAGATAGCCCCTATTATGTCGTGTTTTTCGACGGATCCTTTTATCTCCATCTTAGCCTTTATCACGTACTTAGGTGAGACAGGTAAACCTCCCATCCTCGCACACCTTTACCTTGACACACCAAGACCAGTATATGAACTTTCATACACACGACGCGGGACGCTGTAGCCGCCAGGCAACACGCCTTTTCACGGCTACCGGCGGTACACCGCCTTTTGCTTGAGACGCTCTCTGCTGGCGGCAACGGCGCGCCCCGCTCTGTAAAACGTTAAGAAGGCCCACTTTTTACTTTTTCGCATCCGCTCGATGTTCAAACGAGCTTATTCTGCAACAAAACATTGTTATACTTTAAAATCCCCTAGGCAACCCCCTCATTCTCGACCTAGAGAGTTGCCTCATAACTTTCTTCATGTTTCTATACGCTTCAAGTAACTGCTTTACATCTCTTGGAGAAACGCCGGAACCTCTCGCGATTCTACGCATCCTGGAGGAATCTATGATTTCCGGGTTTAGCAACTCCTCCATGGTCATAGAATTCATTATGTTTATCCACTTATCGATGTTAAGGTCCTCCTCCGATACTTTCACCTGCAACCCCATCATTTCGGCTATCTTTGAGAGAGGTCCCATCTTCCTCAACCCCTCGAGTTGTTCCTTAAGGTCCAGCAATGTTATCTTCCCAGAAGCTATAGCTCTAGCTCTCTCCTTTTCGAGCCTGGCGAACTCTGAGAATCTCTGTAGAAGCGCCTCTAAGTCCGGCATTCCTAGAAGTCTCGCTACAAATTTCTTCGGGTTGAACTCCTCTAGATCCTCGATCTTCTCTCCCGTACCTATGAAGATTACTCTAGCCTTAGAGGATGCTACGGCCGAGAGAGCCCCTCCGCCCTTAGCAGACCCATCCATTTTAGCCACAATGACGTAGCCAAACGGCATGGCTTCCTGGAAGGCTCTAGCTTGGCGTGCCACAGCGCTTCCCTGAGTTGCGTCAACGACGAGAACCACGGCATCGGGTTTCACCTCTCTGTATAGGGTTTTCACCTCCTCCATGAGCGCTTCTTCATCCTTGTGTCTACCGGCTGTATCTATCAAGATCATCTGTATACCTTTGTCTGATAGCACTTTCACGCCCCTCAAGGCTAGACTCACGGCATCTCTTTCCTGGGGGTCTCCGTAAAAGGGGACGCCTACCTTCTCAGCTAACGATCTTAGCTGTTCGTACGCCCCAGGTCTATACGTATCAGCAGCTACTACACCCACCCTGTAGCCTTTCCTCTTATAGTAGTTCGCGACTTTGGCAACAGTGGTAGTTTTACCAGAGCCCTCGAGCCCCACAAACATGACCTTGAAAGGCGTCGAAGACACTTTGAGCTCGGGAGTCTCCTCGCCTCCCAGGAGGTTGACAAGCTCCTCGTACAGTATTTTCACCAAGACCTCCTTCTTGGAGAAACCCGGCGGTTGTTCCTCCTCGAAAAACCTCTTCTTTATCCTCTCAGAAACGCTTAAGACAAGCCCTACATCAACGTCAGCCTTCAGCAAAGCCCTTTGAAGCTCCCTTATAACGAGGTCCACTTCTCTAGAGTCAAGGAGTACCGAAGACCTAATCCTCGAGACAACACCCATCAAGCTCTCTTTTAGGCTTTCCATCCATGCTCTCCTTTAGGCTTACACTATCCTGGAAATAAGGTTAGCGCGTGCACGTTCACAGGGAAGAAAACGACACCTTCTTTCGTTGTTTTCCGTTTCAAGGCTTCTCTCCCAGCCCTTCTAAAGCCCTATGGAACACTGGGCTCTGCTGTCTTCGCGCGCTACGCAGCCTTTGTGAGAATTACGGATACCCACAAGTGGGTCATAGAGACAGAAGACTGTCCAGAGCCTTTTTCAGATTTTCCTTCACGTTCTCCGGGGCGTAGCCTTGCACTTCGACGCTACTTACGCGTTGGAAGCCATGCCCCTTAAGCGCCTCTGCTACCAGCTTGCCCGCCGTCCCGGCCCAACCGTAGCTTGAGAGTAGCAGAACGGCAAGCTTGTCGGACCTATATTCGAGCTTTTCCGCTATTAACCGAACCACGTAGTCCAGTACCGGTTGAACCCCGGCCTCGTAGGTTGCTCCGCCGAGTACTAGCAACTCAGCATCTGCGAGTTCTCCCAGGATATCGGAGATTCTAGGCCTGGAGGTATCCGTGAAGGCGTAAACCCTTGTCTCAAAGCCTCTCTGCGAAAGCTCTTCTATAGCCAGGCTTACCAGACGTTCCACGAAGCCATACATTGACACGTATACGACCACTGCTTTACCCTTAACCGGCTCCCCGAGCGCTATACGTCGGTACTCGTCCAGTATTCTCTCGGCGTTTCTCCTAAAGATCGTACCATGAGATGGTGCAATGATGCGCGGCTTTACCCCTAGACTGCCGAGCTTTTCCAGGGCCTTCAATACGTGGGGAGAGTAATGCCCGATCACCGTTACATAGTACTTCTTGATGAACCATGCCAGTTTTTCGAAATTCTCAACGCTCTCATCGTAGAGAGCTGGAACGGAGTACGACCCGAAAGCGTCGCAGCTCAGAAGTACGCCGTCATCTCTAAGGTAACTCATTATTGTTTCGGGCCAGTGAAGCCACGGGGTGTACACGAAGTGAATGCTACGCTCCCCCACCTTTAACTCCTCTCCGTCCTTCACGGGCCTGAACCTGGTAACCCCGTAAAAAGAGGACAGCATCCTCCCGGCGATAGGGTGTCCCAGTGCGACTGCCTTCTCGGATACCCGCAGAACGTCCGGCACGCTGCCCGAGTGATCCGGCTCAGCGTGGTGAACAACTACATACCTGATATCCCCATAGTCCACTATTTCCCTAATTTTCTCCAAGAATAGCTCAGAAAACCACTTCTTCCACCCATCGAAGACCACTGCCCCCTCGCCGGTTAACAGGAGGTACGCGTTGTACGTAATGCCTTCTTCTATTTCCCACAGCGCCTCGAAAAACCTTGTCCTGTCGTCGTCAACTCGGAGTACGTACAAATCGTCTACTACCTTGTCTACAAAAACTCTAGGCATAGCGTTCACTACTCTACCTTTACTTCTACTTCCTTCTCGGCGCCACTCTTGGGTACAAGCACCACGAGCACTCCGTCCTCAAACCTTGCACGAGCCTGCTCGGGCCTCACCTTAACCGGTAGCGAGATCTTCTTGTAAACCTGCTTGTAAAGCCTTTGCCTTTGAATGTACTTCCTAGAATCCTCATCCTTAACTCTTTCCTCGCTCTTCTCCGCGAAAACTTCCAGAGAGTCTTCGGTAACCCTTATCTTGATCTCGTTTTTCCGGAAGCCCGGCAAATCCACGTAGACAGCTAAGGAGTCGCCCCTATCCTCTATATCGTAGAGCGGATCCAGCATTCTAAGCTTGTCCGGGTATAACGCGAAGTGCTTCGCCCATATCTCCCTCAGTGAATCGTTCAGCTCTTTCTGTATTCTAGCAATAGCTTCTGCCAGCTCAGCGGCAACCTTACCAGTATCATCACTCATGCTTCTCACCTAATGATGCTTAATACAAGTAAAAAATCTTTTCGGAGATTTTTACTCGACGACTATGTTGCTCTCCGGAAAACCGTTGAGCACTAGAAACTCTTTAACTTTGTACCTATGGTCTCCCTGTAGCTCTACGTGGTCATCCTTTATTGTACCTCCGCAGGCAAACTTTGCCTTCATCTCCGAGACCATTCTTCGAAGCTCTGGATCTTTAACATCGAGGCCCGTTATAATGGTAACGTCTCTGTGACCCTTGCGCTTCTCTACGCGAATCTTGATCAGCTGTTGCTCCTTGAACACTCCCTTTAATATGTTATCTAATAGCTCCGCGCTCATTGTCTCCCGTGTCTGAATGGATTCTTCAACGTGCCTGTTTATAAACATTTCGTCGCGCGCGTGGAATGCATCCAAGACTAAGGCAGTAGCATACCCGCGAAGTCAGGCGCATTAAGTTTAAATGCGCTTACCTTTTTCAGTAATAATGCAAGAGCCCGGTGGTGTAGCGGCCAAGCATGGCGGGCTCTGGCCCCGCAGATCCGGGGTTCGAATCCCCGCCGGGCTACCACGGCATTCTACACCCACATTCTCATAGTCTCTCAATCTTTCCCACAACCACGGTCGCGCGCAAACCGGGGAGCGCGCGTTACTTTTACGCGAGTTTAGCGTGCATTGCGGAGGAGGGGGCCGGGCACCTTTCCCTGCCGGTCTTACTCTTTAGTCTCCTGTCCCCAGCTTTTCGAGGCGTTCTACGAGGCTTTGCGCCTTGGGGTACTGCTCGGCTTTCGCCTTCGCGAAGGCGAGGAGTGTTTCTCGCAGAGCCGCGTCGTAGCGGGCGTGCTCGAACAGGGAGCAATGTGTAACCTGGTAGTATTCCTTGCTCCCCATTCGAACCACCCGGACGTCCCAGCCTTCCTCCAGCGCGCGCCCGTACCAGCCTGGAGGCACGCCGTCCACAGCTATACGGGCGTAGATATTGTTCTTCGTAGAGATGTAGACTAGGACTAGTCTAGCTCCCGCTACCTCGGCGTAGAATGGGCTAGGGCTTTGCCCGTTTTTCCTGCCCCTCCTCTGCGGTGCTCCGAAGCCGACGAAGAGGAAGTGTTTGATCTTAGCGCATCTCGTTACCAGTGATACGAACTTTGTGTACTCTGGTGCTAGCTCGACGGCAAGCCTAGCGTTGATTATGGCGCTCTCAGCCGGTAAGTAGATGTGCTCCTGTCCAACCCTGAAGTAGAGCCATCTAAGCCTTAGAAAGTATTCGAGCTCGCCGTCCCCTAGGAAAGCGGTCGCCAGTGCCACCGAGTCGCCGTTGAGCGCCCTGCACTCCTCAACCAACCTGCGGAACTCTACACGTTTAACCTCGCCGATAAGCCTTGAAGCCCAGCCTAGCTCATCCGCGTAGCCGTAGACGTTTGCGCGCCACTCAATGCTCATCCTGGTACTGCCGAGGACTCCTGCCGTGACACCTACGTCAACGTGGTCGCTTGGAAAAGCCGCGAGCGTACTGGGGAGTTGCCACGGTTGCGTCGTGGCGAAGCGCACGTCGCTGATACGCCCATGAGGGGGTGTCACATCCGTTAAGACCCACCCTTTCTGCAGGCTTCTAAGCACGTCTGGCGATGTCCTCGCGAGAACCTCCGGGAAACTAGCCTCGGTCCAGAAGCCCTCCAATGGGACGTGTACGATCCAGTCATATGTAGGCTTGTGTGCGATGACGTGCCAGTTCTCTCCAGGTATGTATACATGCCAGACTTTACCCTTCTTCTCAGCTCTAAGACCGTCGGCGCCGGCGTCGACTATTGCCTGTAGCCTTCCTCTGAGCTCCGTCACCGCGCTTCCCTCTCTCGGCTTCTCGTCGTCGTTCAGCAAGAGATACTTCCTCAAGTCATAGTCGATGAACCTGTAGAACCTGGAGTAGACTTCGTCCGGCACTACGCTGTAGCCGTTCACCAGGAAGCGCGTAAAGTCCCAGTTAATCCCAGACACCGTATCGTAGAGGCCGCGGTAGTGTACCCTGCCCTTCCTCTTATCCTCGACCTCGGTCGAGTAGAGGCTTAAAGCCGCCCTCCTCCACGTCTCCTCCCTAACCTCTCCCTCGACCCCCTCATACCCCATCATCTTCTCTCCAACCATAATTAACCCCTCCCTTAAATAGTGGAAAGAGGCGCTCTGCGAGGGCGTGCTCGAGGGTTATCGTGCAGACGATAGGCGCGTTGTCGAGGCTACTGGCGAGCACTCTTAAGGGGGACGGGCTCTACAAGGCTAGGCTCGTCGAGGCGTTGGACGCGATCGAGGAGTTTCTAGCCTCCGTGGGAAGCGCCCCAGCGAGGGTCGAGGAGGACGAAGAGCTAGCAAGAGAGCTGGAAGAGGAGGCCGAGGAGCTGAGGAAGCTCGGGTTGATTTAACTTTTTTCTCCCCCCTCTCTTTCTTCACGTTGGGCATGCCGCAGTTCTCCTGTGCGTTCCCGTGCTTGCCGAGGAGGAGCTCCCCGTCGACGTAGATCCCAGCGCCTATTCCCGTGCTTATAGTGACGTAGACCAGGTTCTCCAACCCCCTCCCCGCGCCCCAGTACTTCTCCCCAACCGCCGCCGTCACTGCGTCGCCCGCAAGGTTTATTACCCTTGGGTACTCTTAGAAAAGACTAGCAGGGCCCGTAGTCTAGTGGTTAGGATTCGTGTGCACGTGCACACGACTGAAGCCGCCCTTACAAGGTTGAGGCCGGGGGTTGACCCTGGGAGCGGCGGTGGTCCCGGGTTCGAATCCCGGCGGGCCCACCAATTTTCTGCGCGCTAGAGATCGGCGCTATTCATTTAAAACGTTGTAACAGAGCTTGGGGTAATGCGTATGTATGGAGCATTGGAGCTTTACTCGCGGAGTGTGTCTCCAAAGCTCTTCGGAAACGAGTGTAGCTTTGAAGAGAGTGCTTACGTCGTCGTGGGTGCTCCTTTTGACTCAACGGCGACCGGTGTACCCGGACAAAGGTTTGCGCCTCAAAGAATACGTGAAGTCTCGGTAGAGCTCGAAACCTTTCTTCCCGACTTGCAAATAGATGTAGAGCGCCTCGCCGTCAACGATGCTGGAGACCTACCCGTATTAACCAGCGTAGAAGCCTTGATAGATATCCTGGGCGGAGTCGCCAGGGAAGTCTTGTCGTCCGGGAAAGGGCTCATCATGCTCGGTGGGGACCATTTCTCGTCCTTCCCCGTCCTCGTTGAAGCAGCAGGCAACGTGGACGAACTAGGCGTGCTCGTCTTCGATGCCCACCTAGATCTTCGAGACGAATACCCCGTCAAGTGCAGGTACAGCCATGCTACGGTCTTCCGCCGGTTAATCGAACAAACGAAAAACGTATACATC encodes:
- a CDS encoding DEAD/DEAH box helicase is translated as MKPTRAVLSRYFPDEVVRKIEERFNIKTLYPTQVAAVEKGVLDGKNIVLSAPTASGKTLVAELAALKHLLNGGKVLYLAPLRALASEKFKEFKEFFGEFGYRSVLSTGDYDTADPSLGKYDVIVTTNEKADSLLRHSAPWFPDVTLVIADEVHLLGSEKRGATLEVLLTRILLSEDPPQILGLSATIGNLEEVARWLNATPVSVEWRPVLLREGVYYDGTIFYADGASRSVEDVGSALANLVHDVLREEGQALVFSPTRRAASSDAKKLSVYTRKFLRDSERRHLKEAARKVLSSHADKLTNELAELMLHGVAFHHAGLSGDARETVEQLFREGFLKTVVATPTLAAGVNLPARRVIITDYRRYNVELGYHESIPVMEYKQMAGRAGRPQYDREGEAILIARNMEEVEFLFKRYVYSAPETLQSQLGSEPVLRAQVLAVISTESRIKTTEDLDRFLERTFFALKFGTFSLSTLSRKVLRRLVEGGLVELNGEALKPTFLGRRVAELYIDPETALEGLRFFNSTPASSELAYLFLVSKTPDMVTLSVRRSDYEFLETELENRKNEIPYQVPEDEIEYEFFLSYLKTALLLSDWINEVPEDVIVEKYDVGPGDIYSMTQTAEWIAYSLSQIADVTGHKEHSSRLGVLSKRIAHGVKEELLELVSLRGIGRVRARRLYEHGYKSLVDLILADERDLTRIPGIGPNLARSIKRQLGAVGEKEEENEEDYGPVEEGQLNLDSYL
- the infB gene encoding translation initiation factor IF-2, which codes for MSNDQGSQFLRAPIVVVLGHVDAGKTTLLDKIRGTAVAKREPGTMTQHIGASFLPWKALEAVCGSLVSQIRAEVVIPGFLVIDTPGHEAFSNLRRRGGSIADIAILVVDVLRGLEQQTFESIDILRERKVPFIVAVNKIDKIPGWKSFPNTPFVESVKRQSEAAQLKLEELLSYIIQQFASLGFRSDRYDRIRDFTRVLALVPVSAVTGEGIPDLLLVLAGLAQRYLKGRLLASIAPGKGVILELKEEAGLGMTATLILYDGVIRRGDIVVTGGIEGAFSTRVRALLMPKPLDEMRSPEDRFLEVERIVAAAGVKLVAEGLEKAVPGAPLFVAVSEEEVGRLKQLVEEEISGVKFERDVVGVVVKADTLGTLEALVGYLKKQGIPIRVADIGPVVKRDVVQASMVKEKDPLYAAILAFNVKILPEAQDEAARHGIPVFQERIMYKLVENYQKWLQETRDAEVRKAFEKITPPAVVQILPGYVFRRRDPIIVGVRVVCGRIRSGVPLITKDGREIGEIMQIKEHDKVLDVVSEGAEVAISIRSKAIVGRQVKEGDYLYSNLSIEEINRLLEKYEKYLAENEKSYLRKLMRFKMGLSKEIEYP
- a CDS encoding 50S ribosomal protein L24e codes for the protein MPRIVYCAFCGSPIKPGEGISYVKNDGTVLRYCSSKCFKSAIKYHRDPRRQKWVRKQVAHGSS
- the dnaG gene encoding DNA primase DnaG, which translates into the protein MGGLPVSPKYVIKAKMEIKGSVEKHDIIGAIFGQAEGLLGSELDLRELQKTGRVGRIEVNTRSQDGTLVAEIEIPTNLDMAETAIIAATIESIDKVGPYPAKTEVVSIEDVRAEKRQKIIERAVELYKKLLESVPESRELVEEVLRRVRVAEIVEYGEEKLPGGPEVETSDTVILVEGRADVQNLLRHGYKNVIALGGATIPKSIKSLVENKKVILFVDGDRGGELIARNVINALKVDFVARAPPGREVEDLTAKEIARALQNKIPVDEFLQALEREKKQQKEVKAEIVVPPAKLIKSATKKNPEIAQEIVVPAEVYEKLEELKGTLEAVIYDENWQVVEKVPVRDLVNRLKEVERAAHVVLDGIITQRLVDVAYTKGLKSLIGVRIGEIIRKPDNIVLATFSSVKKSEENIQESVSTGESAQTSP
- a CDS encoding signal recognition particle receptor subunit alpha, with amino-acid sequence MESLKESLMGVVSRIRSSVLLDSREVDLVIRELQRALLKADVDVGLVLSVSERIKKRFFEEEQPPGFSKKEVLVKILYEELVNLLGGEETPELKVSSTPFKVMFVGLEGSGKTTTVAKVANYYKRKGYRVGVVAADTYRPGAYEQLRSLAEKVGVPFYGDPQERDAVSLALRGVKVLSDKGIQMILIDTAGRHKDEEALMEEVKTLYREVKPDAVVLVVDATQGSAVARQARAFQEAMPFGYVIVAKMDGSAKGGGALSAVASSKARVIFIGTGEKIEDLEEFNPKKFVARLLGMPDLEALLQRFSEFARLEKERARAIASGKITLLDLKEQLEGLRKMGPLSKIAEMMGLQVKVSEEDLNIDKWINIMNSMTMEELLNPEIIDSSRMRRIARGSGVSPRDVKQLLEAYRNMKKVMRQLSRSRMRGLPRGF
- a CDS encoding FprA family A-type flavoprotein, yielding MPRVFVDKVVDDLYVLRVDDDRTRFFEALWEIEEGITYNAYLLLTGEGAVVFDGWKKWFSELFLEKIREIVDYGDIRYVVVHHAEPDHSGSVPDVLRVSEKAVALGHPIAGRMLSSFYGVTRFRPVKDGEELKVGERSIHFVYTPWLHWPETIMSYLRDDGVLLSCDAFGSYSVPALYDESVENFEKLAWFIKKYYVTVIGHYSPHVLKALEKLGSLGVKPRIIAPSHGTIFRRNAERILDEYRRIALGEPVKGKAVVVYVSMYGFVERLVSLAIEELSQRGFETRVYAFTDTSRPRISDILGELADAELLVLGGATYEAGVQPVLDYVVRLIAEKLEYRSDKLAVLLLSSYGWAGTAGKLVAEALKGHGFQRVSSVEVQGYAPENVKENLKKALDSLLSL
- a CDS encoding Hsp20/alpha crystallin family protein, translated to MSDDTGKVAAELAEAIARIQKELNDSLREIWAKHFALYPDKLRMLDPLYDIEDRGDSLAVYVDLPGFRKNEIKIRVTEDSLEVFAEKSEERVKDEDSRKYIQRQRLYKQVYKKISLPVKVRPEQARARFEDGVLVVLVPKSGAEKEVEVKVE
- the yciH gene encoding stress response translation initiation inhibitor YciH, giving the protein MSAELLDNILKGVFKEQQLIKIRVEKRKGHRDVTIITGLDVKDPELRRMVSEMKAKFACGGTIKDDHVELQGDHRYKVKEFLVLNGFPESNIVVE
- the speB gene encoding agmatinase; this encodes MYGALELYSRSVSPKLFGNECSFEESAYVVVGAPFDSTATGVPGQRFAPQRIREVSVELETFLPDLQIDVERLAVNDAGDLPVLTSVEALIDILGGVAREVLSSGKGLIMLGGDHFSSFPVLVEAAGNVDELGVLVFDAHLDLRDEYPVKCRYSHATVFRRLIEQTKNVYIAYYKPRGWSSEEYEFMRQSPRKLAVLNTREEVESWVKEHRTVYVSIDIDALDPAYAPGTGTPEPIGLAPRELVDSLRAAVLGSEKLLGIDVVEVNPLVDVNNLTSRVAAKILLEALAAMYEARKIGACTRTSKHFLNG